Proteins encoded together in one Miscanthus floridulus cultivar M001 chromosome 16, ASM1932011v1, whole genome shotgun sequence window:
- the LOC136513445 gene encoding uncharacterized protein: protein MPIPTSAPMSSVIIPQEPTTDEVTEDIPSASSADPPHGILQVASSSQAQEIALKQEQDSPNSLFSFAIDVSDDDGEETSSSLALGTISAETKSKLEALLNLLQQDTAQLVDDSDPAKAIFKTIRGQVPADVEEVLFPAAHLESRQLQYQRAAQRIADRAAQAQLKEEMLQLKQIADEKHKGIGNLQTSGAELKQKILDLSARKMALLAELKEVDAALTHAQQEESQLPNAIKALQQERDIQARKALAMKKKLKPVEGAADDDIKEMEEADQIRLRAILAIQSLLNL from the exons atgccgatccctacatctgccccaatgtcatcggtcatcatacctcaagagccaaccaccgatgaagtcacagaggatatcccatcggcaagctcagccgatcccccacacggcatactccaggttgcttcctccagtcaagcacaggaaattgccttgaaacag gaacaagactccccaaacagcctattctcctttgctattgacgtctctgacgatgatggagaggaaacaagttcttcccttgcactgggaacaatatcggcagaaactaagtccaagttggaagctctcctgaacttgctacagcaggataccgcccaactggtagatgactcggaccccgcaaaggcaattttcaaaacaatccgtggccaggtccctgccgatgttgaagaagtactcttcccagcagcccatttagaaagccgccaactacaatatcaacgggctgctcaacgtattgccgatagagcagctcaggctcaactcaaagaagagatgctacaactgaaacaaattgccgatgagaagcacaagggcatcggcaacttgcagacttcgggtgctgaacttaagcagaaaatcttggatttatcggcaaggaagatggctctattggctgaattgaaagaagtcgatgcagccttaactcatgctcaacaagaagaaagccagctacccaatgccatcaaagcccttcagcaagaaagagatatccaggctcgcaaagctttggccatgaagaaaaaactcaagcctgtggagggtgctgccgatgacgatatcaaagaaatggaggaagccgaccagattcgcctgcgtgcgatattagctatccaatccttgttgaacttgtaa